The Deltaproteobacteria bacterium genome has a segment encoding these proteins:
- a CDS encoding sensor histidine kinase, with the protein DGLGLLFALGLASNLLLYVYLLPYAVPTYPSLMSSAFTTLLIAGVVLFSWSARRTTLVGVLICAGFALVGAKLGQQGLPMAPFVSTLCWVAIGAALAVACARVLGRFRTGLIQRQDELAALSTRLISVQEEQLRRLSRELHDELGQSLTAVSSYLWLLERKLPPDLGELRTRAGEARHLVAKTLGEMRELSQLLRPPGLDLYGLAGSLEAHLEAFRGRHQIATKYTAEGLPERLPEEIETAVYRIIQEALTNVARHAHAKRVWVGLTARGDELRLEVRDDGVGLPADNGASRPSGIGLIGIRERVRALGGTVSLSSGPGGGACLRASVPMPREGGGAPTASGANS; encoded by the coding sequence GACGGGCTCGGCCTGCTGTTCGCGCTGGGGCTGGCGTCGAATCTCCTCCTCTACGTCTACCTCCTGCCCTACGCGGTGCCCACCTACCCCTCGCTCATGTCGAGCGCCTTCACCACCCTGCTCATCGCCGGGGTCGTCCTCTTCTCCTGGAGTGCGCGCCGCACGACCCTGGTCGGCGTCCTCATCTGTGCCGGCTTCGCGCTCGTGGGCGCCAAGCTCGGCCAGCAGGGTCTCCCAATGGCGCCGTTCGTGAGCACCCTCTGCTGGGTTGCCATCGGGGCCGCGCTCGCGGTCGCCTGCGCGCGCGTCCTGGGTCGCTTCCGTACGGGCCTGATCCAGCGCCAGGACGAGCTCGCCGCGCTCTCCACGCGCCTCATCTCGGTGCAGGAGGAGCAGCTCCGCCGGCTCTCGCGCGAGCTGCACGACGAGCTCGGGCAGTCGCTCACCGCGGTGTCCTCGTACCTCTGGCTGCTCGAGCGGAAGCTCCCGCCCGACCTGGGCGAGCTCCGCACGCGGGCGGGCGAAGCGCGACACCTGGTCGCCAAGACCCTCGGCGAGATGCGCGAGCTGTCGCAGCTGTTGCGCCCGCCCGGGCTCGACCTCTACGGGCTCGCGGGGTCGCTCGAGGCGCACCTCGAGGCCTTCCGCGGACGGCACCAGATCGCGACCAAGTACACCGCCGAGGGGCTCCCGGAGCGCCTGCCGGAGGAGATCGAAACGGCGGTCTACCGCATCATCCAGGAGGCGCTCACCAACGTCGCCCGACACGCGCACGCGAAGCGCGTGTGGGTGGGTCTCACCGCGAGGGGAGACGAGCTCAGGCTCGAGGTGCGCGACGACGGCGTCGGACTGCCGGCAGACAACGGGGCGAGCCGCCCGAGCGGGATCGGGCTCATCGGCATCCGCGAGCGCGTACGCGCGCTCGGCGGGACGGTCTCGCTCTCCTCGGGACCGGGCGGCGGCGCCTGCCTGCGCGCCAGCGTGCCGATGCCGCGCGAGGGCGGCGGCGCACCGACGGCGAGCGGGGCAAACTCGTAA